The genomic region TAATTCTGCGTGCCACCGGCCGCGGGCGCACCCAACGTAAACACATAGCCCTGTTTGCCGGTCGCGGCGGTCCAAGAGGCTGCAGTGCCATCAAGGAACGGCGGCGTGGCGGTCGTGAGCGCATCGAAGGTCTGGGCATATTGACTGTTGGCCGAATGGAAGGCCGTCTCGGCGCCATTGATCGTGCGCAGGTTGCCGATGGCGGCGGATTCGTTCGATTGCAGACGCGAACGCAGCAGGTTCGGAATCGCAATCGCGGCGATGATGGCGATGATGGCCACCACGATCATCAGTTCGATGAGGGTAAAGCCGGCACTTTTCTTCATAGGTTATCCTCCTGTTTTGGTCCCTGTTTCCATGACGCCCCGGGAACATCCCAAGGTCATTTTCAACTATGCCTTTAGAAAGCACGGTTCGTGCCAACTTTAAAGAATATTATATAACTCATTATCAAAAAAGAAGTTATACTGATTGATCGCCGGCGTGAAAGCCGACAAGATGCCCTGTCGAACGACAAATGAAGACCCTAATTTACAATTTTTGTCACTGACAAGAGGGGTAGGGGTTGTTCGTTATTTTTCAATAACAATCTGGCAGGAAAATCCCATTTGATCCTTCTGGCCTTTTCCGCACCCTGAAAAAGCCAAGACCTTCGACGACAACTATTTACGCCGTTATTCCTGCCTTTTAAGGCAGTCGAAGGTCCGCGCGCATCGAGAGACAACAGTCTCCGGTTTCGCGATGCTGTGCAGGCGTAACACCCCCACACCCGGCCTTGGCCGGCCCCGGGAAACCGATCCTCCCAAATGCCCGCGGACCTTCACTTTACATGTACTGCGTCAAATCCCGTCGCTTATTTCTTCTTCGCCACGGGCTTCTTCGCCGCAGCCTTCTTCGCCGGTTTCTTGGCTACCGCCTTCTTGGCGGCGGGCTTCTTGGCGGCGGCTTTCTTCGCCGGTTTCTTCGCGGCTGCTTTCTTTGCGGCCATGATGCTTCTCCTTACGTTTCTTGCCTTCGACCCACACTACACACACGTCCGGCATCGTGTCCGCGGCGACTGGCCGCGGCGCCGGTATTCGCGGGAAACGCCCTAAGGCGACTCCCGCGGCGTTATCGGGCGACGGCCCGTTTACGCGCTTGACCCGTGTCGTTACTCCGCGCGAGGCGCGGAGGGCAACGTAAGAAACCCTGGCCCGCATTCAGGCGTCCAGCGTCCCGCAGCCCGCGATGCGCCGACGCCCCCCCGGCCCACACTTTCGACATATAAGAATACTGTACTACACTTACACATAGACCCTCATGTCCACAGATCGTAATGTCGTTGCGTGTGCCGCTACTCCACCAGAATGACCGCACGAAGCACGCCGTTCAGGCCGCCTTGTCCGCGCGCCTTCCCCGCGTCTTCATCGGATCTCCGATGGGCCGCGCGCGATGCGAATCGCGCGCCGTGTTTCCTTCGTGTTCGATTCAACTGTATCCTTCGCTTAGGCTTCCCATAGCAAACATCGAGGAAAAATGCAAGCATTTTTTTTGCATCGTTTCCTGTGTTCCGGTTTTTTTCGCGCAAGGTGTCCGATTTGATCCTCCATGGCGGGCTTCTCGGCGAAAAAAACACGCGGCCTCCTCGCCGCGCAGCGGCGCGCGACAAGGAGGCCGCATCGTTTTCAGCCTTTATTTACGGTCGTTTGCGCGTCACACGCGAGGCGCACAACACCATCGCGCCGCACAACACGCTCAGCGCAATCACGCCGGCCACCGGTGTGCCTTCCGCGACGTTGATGAAGTCGGGCTTCGACAACGTGCTCGCGGATCCCGTCACGGGCGTGACCGTGAGCGAAACCGTGAACGATCCGTTCGACGTGTAGGTGTGCACGGGATTGCGTTCGGTGCTGGTCGTTCCGTCGCCGAAATTCCACGACCATCCGGCGATCGCGGTCGATCCCGGCGTGGACTGATCCGTGAACTGGACCGTCAGTGGATTCGATCCGCTTGTGGGCGCCGCGGAGAATGCCGCCGACGGATTGGTCGCCGGCGAGACGCTCACATAAACGTTCTTGCGCTCGGAATCCGAACCGTTTGCCGTCGTCACGGAAAGCGTTACATCATAGTAACCTGCAAGACTATATGTATGCAGCGGAGCCTGATCCGTGCTGATCGGCGATCCGTCGCCGAAGTCCCACGACCATGCCGTGATGGGCGACGTGCCCGCGAGCGACGTGCTCGCGAACTGGACCGCGAGCGGCGACGCGCCGCTGACTGGGTTGGCCGTGAAGTTCGCCGTCGGCCCCGCCGGGGCGGTCACCGTGACGAGGTTGGACTTGGTCTCGGCATCGCTGCCCGCCGCAGAGGTCACGGTCAGGGTGACCGTGTAGGATCCCGCCGCCTGATATGTGTGCAGCGGCGAGGGTTCCGCGCTGGTAAATCCGTCGCCGAAATTCCACAGCCAAGACGTGACGGGGGATGTGCCCTGGACGGATTGATCCACGAACTGCACCGCCAAGGGCAGGAGTCCGCCGGCTGGACTTGCCGTGAAGGCCGCCACCGGCGCCACAGCGGGCGTAACGGACACATAATCCGGCTTCGTCAGCGAATCGCTGCCCTCGGCCGTCGTTACCGTCAGCGTGACCGAATAGGCGCCCGGCATCGCGTACACGTGCACGGGAGCCGCGAGCGTGCTGGGGGGCGAACCATCGCCGAAATTCCACAGCCAGGCCGTTATGGGTGAACTGCCGGGGAGCGACGCATTGGCGAATTGCACCGACAGCGGGGCCGTTCCGTTCAGGGGACTCGCCGTGAAATCGGCCGTGGGACCGCCCGGCGCCGACACGCCGATATAGGCGGGCTTCGTGGCGGTGTCGCTTCCGGCCTCCGTGGTCACGGTAAGCGCCACGGTATAGGCGCCCGGCGTCGAATAGACATGCGCCGGGGATTGTTCGTCGCTGGTTTGTCCATCGCCGAAAGTCCACGCCCACGA from Candidatus Hydrogenedentota bacterium harbors:
- a CDS encoding prepilin-type N-terminal cleavage/methylation domain-containing protein, with translation MKKSAGFTLIELMIVVAIIAIIAAIAIPNLLRSRLQSNESAAIGNLRTINGAETAFHSANSQYAQTFDALTTATPPFLDGTAASWTAATGKQGYVFTLGAPAAGGTQNYAATAVPVTYQTTGNRSFFTQADGVVRGADKGGAAADASDPPV